In the Melospiza melodia melodia isolate bMelMel2 unplaced genomic scaffold, bMelMel2.pri scaffold_145, whole genome shotgun sequence genome, one interval contains:
- the CHMP2A gene encoding charged multivesicular body protein 2a isoform X3: MAGAAAPLAAPVPEVAAPFPPLAAPVPEVAAPSPPLAAPVPEVAAPSPLYASLLPRLRRRRVPGSAVTSLFAEVPLRSRGPMELLFGRRRSPEELLRQNQRALARAVRELERERQKLEAQEKKIIVDIKKMAKQGQMDAVRVLAKALVRTRRCERKFTAVSPCPCVPNPAVPRVPLSPTLSPCPQRCPRVPNAVPVSPTLSPVSPTLSPCPQDAVRVLAKDLVRTRRYERKFMAVSLCPCVPVSPVSPCPKQCP; the protein is encoded by the exons ATGGCCGGAGCGGCCGCTCCTCTCGCTGCTCCCGTACCGGAAGTGGCCGCTCCATTCCCTCCTCTCGCTGCTCCCGTACCGGAAGTGGCCGCTCCATCCCCTCCTCTCGCTGCTCCCGTACCGGAAGTGGCCGCTCCATCCCCTCTCTATGCTTCTCTCCTCCCCCGTCTGCGCCGCCGTCGCGTGCCCGGAAGCGCGGTGACGTCATTGTTTGCGGAAGTGCCGCTGCGGAGCCGG ggtcccaTGGAGCTGCTGTTCGGGCGCAGGCGCTCCCCGGAGGAGCTGCTCCGGCAGAACCAGCGCGCCCTGGCCCGCGCCGTGCGGGAGCTGGAGCGGGAGCGGCAGAAGCTCGAGGCGCAGGAGAAGAAAATCATCGTGGACATCAAGAAAATGGCCAAGCAGGGCCAGATg gacgcCGTGCGGGTGCTGGCCAAGGCCCTGGTGCGCACGCGGCGCTGCGAGCGCAAGTTCAcggctgtgtccccgtgtccctgtgtccctaacCCTGCtgttccccgtgtccccctgtccccaacgctgtccccgtgtccccagcgctgtccccgtgtccccaacgctgtccccgtgtccccaacgctgtcccccgtgtccccaacgctgtccccgtgtccccaggacgcCGTGCGGGTGCTGGCCAAGGACCTGGTGCGCACGCGGCGCTACGAGCGCAAGTTcatggctgtgtccctgtgtccctgtgtccctgtgtcccctgtgtccccgtgtcccaaaCAGTGTCCCtaa
- the CHMP2A gene encoding charged multivesicular body protein 2a isoform X2, with product MAGAAAPLAAPVPEVAAPFPPLAAPVPEVAAPSPPLAAPVPEVAAPSPLYASLLPRLRRRRVPGSAVTSLFAEVPLRSRGPMELLFGRRRSPEELLRQNQRALARAVRELERERQKLEAQEKKIIVDIKKMAKQGQMDAVRVLAKDLVRTRRYERKFMAMRANVQGVALRVQTLRSHSAMATAMRGVTRAMATMNRQEFQKQSELMDMKEELMNDAIDDALGDEDDEDESDAVVSQVLDELGLNLTEELATLPAPGGSLAAGEGRGGAEGAAAALADADADLEERLKNLRRD from the exons ATGGCCGGAGCGGCCGCTCCTCTCGCTGCTCCCGTACCGGAAGTGGCCGCTCCATTCCCTCCTCTCGCTGCTCCCGTACCGGAAGTGGCCGCTCCATCCCCTCCTCTCGCTGCTCCCGTACCGGAAGTGGCCGCTCCATCCCCTCTCTATGCTTCTCTCCTCCCCCGTCTGCGCCGCCGTCGCGTGCCCGGAAGCGCGGTGACGTCATTGTTTGCGGAAGTGCCGCTGCGGAGCCGG ggtcccaTGGAGCTGCTGTTCGGGCGCAGGCGCTCCCCGGAGGAGCTGCTCCGGCAGAACCAGCGCGCCCTGGCCCGCGCCGTGCGGGAGCTGGAGCGGGAGCGGCAGAAGCTCGAGGCGCAGGAGAAGAAAATCATCGTGGACATCAAGAAAATGGCCAAGCAGGGCCAGATg gacgcCGTGCGGGTGCTGGCCAAGGACCTGGTGCGCACGCGGCGCTACGAGCGCAAGTTCATGGCCATGCGGGCCAACGTGCAGGGCGTGGCGCTGCGGGTGCAGACGCTGCGCTCGCACAGCGCCATGGCCACCGCCATGAGGGGCGTCACGCGGGCCATGGCCACCATGAACCGGCAG GAGTTCCAGAAGCAGTCGGAGCTGATGGACATGAAGGAGGAGCTGATGAACGACGCCATCGACGACGCCCTCGGGGACGAGGACGACGAGGACGagag TGACGCCGTGGTGTCGCAGGTTCTGGACGAGCTGGGGCTGAACCTGACCGAGGAGCTGGCCA CGCTGCCGGCCCCCGGGGGCTCGCTGGCGGCGGGGGAGGGGCGCGGGGGGGCCGAGGGAGCCGCGGCCGCTTTGGCCGACGCCGACGCCGACCTGGAGGAGCGGCTGAAGAACCTCAGGAGGGACTGA
- the CHMP2A gene encoding charged multivesicular body protein 2a isoform X1: MELLFGRRRSPEELLRQNQRALARAVRELERERQKLEAQEKKIIVDIKKMAKQGQMDAVRVLAKDLVRTRRYERKFMAMRANVQGVALRVQTLRSHSAMATAMRGVTRAMATMNRQLKLPQIQRILQEFQKQSELMDMKEELMNDAIDDALGDEDDEDESDAVVSQVLDELGLNLTEELATLPAPGGSLAAGEGRGGAEGAAAALADADADLEERLKNLRRD, from the exons aTGGAGCTGCTGTTCGGGCGCAGGCGCTCCCCGGAGGAGCTGCTCCGGCAGAACCAGCGCGCCCTGGCCCGCGCCGTGCGGGAGCTGGAGCGGGAGCGGCAGAAGCTCGAGGCGCAGGAGAAGAAAATCATCGTGGACATCAAGAAAATGGCCAAGCAGGGCCAGATg gacgcCGTGCGGGTGCTGGCCAAGGACCTGGTGCGCACGCGGCGCTACGAGCGCAAGTTCATGGCCATGCGGGCCAACGTGCAGGGCGTGGCGCTGCGGGTGCAGACGCTGCGCTCGCACAGCGCCATGGCCACCGCCATGAGGGGCGTCACGCGGGCCATGGCCACCATGAACCGGCAG ctgaaGCTGCCCCAGATCCAGCGCATCCTGCAGGAGTTCCAGAAGCAGTCGGAGCTGATGGACATGAAGGAGGAGCTGATGAACGACGCCATCGACGACGCCCTCGGGGACGAGGACGACGAGGACGagag TGACGCCGTGGTGTCGCAGGTTCTGGACGAGCTGGGGCTGAACCTGACCGAGGAGCTGGCCA CGCTGCCGGCCCCCGGGGGCTCGCTGGCGGCGGGGGAGGGGCGCGGGGGGGCCGAGGGAGCCGCGGCCGCTTTGGCCGACGCCGACGCCGACCTGGAGGAGCGGCTGAAGAACCTCAGGAGGGACTGA